In Pyrus communis chromosome 1, drPyrComm1.1, whole genome shotgun sequence, the following are encoded in one genomic region:
- the LOC137737258 gene encoding ascorbate transporter, chloroplastic-like: MFLQSGIRSQSTITKQILRGRCKSYLSSNHSFRSCIQSRKLDKLDYGKYHKYEHAKVNRTCAYYKSEENDITESEVDSLTSIEGSGEAVLAARNVRKVPSWWEIPKRWVIVLLCFTAFLLCNMDRVNMSIAILPMSQEFNWNSATVGLIQSSFFWGYLLTQILGGILADKIGGKRVLGFGVIWWSVATILTPIAAKISLPFLFIMRAFMGIGCRYACYE, from the exons ATGTTTTTGCAATCTGGTATAAGGTCTCAGAGCACCATTACTAAACAAATACTTAGAGGAAGATGTAAAAGCTATCTTTCTTCGAATCACTCTTTTAGAAGTTGTATTCAATCAAGAAAGCTGGATAAGCTTGATTACGGGAAATATCATAAGTATGAACATGCTAAGGTTAACAGGACCTGTGCTTATTACAAGTCGGAGGAGAATGACATAACAGAATCAGAGGTGGACTCACTCACATCAATAGAGGGGTCAGGTGAAGCTGTTTTGGCAGCCAGAAATGTTCGTAAAGTACCTTCTTGGTGGGAGATTCCCAAGCGCTGGGTGATTGTACTCCTTTGTTTTACAGCATTCCTATTGTGCAACATGGATCGT GTAAACATGAGCATTGCAATACTTCCCATGTCACAGGAATTCAACTGGAATAGTGCAACAGTTGGCTTGATTCAGTCCTCCTTTTTCTGGGGTTACCTGCTTACTCAG ATTCTTGGAGGCATTTTGGCAGATAAAATTGGTGGAAAGCGTGTATTGGGTTTTGGAGTGATCTGGTGGTCAGTAGCGACAATTTTGACACCTATTGCAGCAAAAATCAGCCTCCCTTTTTTGTTTATCATGCGTGCTTTCATGGGGATTG GGTGTCGCTATGCCTGCTATGAATAA